One genomic region from Gemmatimonadota bacterium encodes:
- a CDS encoding aspartate kinase, which produces MIDVTGHTRAGPFGCNNALTIHKFGGAALANADAIRAAISLIAPASQDAPASASDAHPAVVVASAFAGVTDALLSIARTASRNAPAQIAAEIERLRARHLEVVDVLLGGADADELRAFVHQAFQELEILVAAARIVGDAGPRESDLIVARGERLAARILAAAMRSVGLPAVFVDATDLIETDGRFGHAAPDLGRTNAASRATLGPLLSSGAIPVVPGFIGRGHDGATVTLGRGGSDLAATVLARALDAARVILWKDVDGLLSADPRVVATARVIPHLTFREAAELAHYGVKVLHPRTLAPLTERTRVHVRPFSNRLAAGTEISSHRHSSPSPVQAIAATMDQALVSISGQGLFALPGIATRAFAALHDAGLGAALISQAATDYAVAFTVASCRAGAAVAALRHALAPELASGEIEHIDARVGVATIGIVGCALAHEPGVAARVFSALADAGINVVAAAQGSGSGGSLSVVVDATRAAEVQCAIHDRFQLHKTGGGRVSAPAHADVVLLGVGAIGRELLDQITEPGTTAIAPLRVCGVIDRSGFVFDSRGLSRAELVALSLHKSNGGALASVPGGQLADAVQAIEVMSAHALSRPILVDATAADSGAILDLALSRGWDLVLANKIPLATRDTAVQLEKTAQEHGRHILYEATVGAGLPVIDTLRKLVEAGDHVLCIEGCPSGTLGYLFGELGSGRTFAAALRSAIAAGYTEPDPRIDLSGIDVARKALILARLIGFDGDLDDIVVESLVPDRLRDISREEFLERIEELNDHWSARVSEASAASTVLRYRARVTPSAITVGLVAVSVTDPLGTLSGTDNQFAFTTRRYKRQPLVITGPGAGPAVTAAGVLNDILRLATERGALRVRRAHAQSVLAPRSTAPAPRYS; this is translated from the coding sequence ATGATCGACGTGACAGGTCACACGCGAGCCGGCCCGTTCGGTTGTAACAATGCTCTTACAATCCACAAGTTTGGCGGCGCTGCTCTCGCCAACGCTGACGCCATCCGCGCAGCGATTTCTCTGATCGCGCCAGCATCACAAGATGCGCCTGCGTCGGCGTCCGACGCACATCCCGCGGTTGTAGTAGCATCTGCCTTCGCCGGTGTCACCGACGCACTGCTGAGCATCGCCCGTACCGCATCCAGGAATGCGCCGGCGCAGATCGCGGCGGAGATCGAGCGGCTGCGCGCGCGTCACCTGGAAGTCGTCGACGTGCTTCTCGGAGGGGCAGACGCAGACGAGTTACGTGCCTTTGTGCATCAGGCCTTCCAGGAGCTGGAGATACTGGTAGCTGCGGCGCGGATCGTCGGTGATGCGGGGCCGCGCGAGTCGGATCTCATCGTTGCACGCGGAGAGCGTCTTGCCGCACGCATCCTTGCGGCGGCGATGCGGAGCGTGGGTCTCCCCGCTGTTTTCGTCGATGCAACAGACCTGATCGAGACCGACGGCCGGTTCGGTCACGCCGCACCGGATCTCGGCCGCACGAACGCTGCGAGTCGCGCCACGCTCGGACCGCTGCTCTCTTCGGGAGCCATCCCCGTAGTCCCGGGATTCATCGGTCGCGGTCATGACGGAGCTACAGTCACACTCGGCCGCGGCGGCTCCGATCTCGCTGCGACTGTGCTGGCACGGGCACTGGATGCGGCGCGGGTCATTCTCTGGAAGGACGTCGATGGCCTGTTGAGCGCGGATCCACGCGTCGTTGCGACAGCGCGCGTCATACCGCATCTGACCTTCCGTGAAGCGGCCGAATTGGCGCACTACGGCGTCAAGGTCCTTCATCCGCGTACGCTCGCTCCCCTCACCGAGCGCACTCGCGTACACGTGCGCCCGTTCAGCAATCGCCTTGCGGCCGGAACCGAGATATCGAGTCACCGCCACAGCTCGCCATCTCCCGTGCAGGCGATTGCGGCCACGATGGACCAGGCGCTGGTGAGCATCAGCGGTCAGGGCCTCTTCGCGCTTCCGGGCATCGCGACGCGTGCGTTCGCGGCGCTGCATGACGCCGGGCTCGGTGCAGCACTCATATCCCAGGCAGCTACCGATTATGCGGTGGCGTTCACCGTGGCCAGCTGTCGCGCGGGTGCCGCGGTTGCCGCGTTGCGACACGCTCTCGCGCCGGAGCTCGCGAGCGGAGAGATCGAGCACATCGACGCACGTGTCGGAGTCGCCACCATCGGCATCGTTGGGTGCGCGCTTGCACACGAGCCCGGCGTCGCGGCACGCGTATTCAGCGCGCTCGCCGATGCGGGGATCAACGTCGTTGCCGCTGCACAAGGTAGCGGATCGGGCGGCTCGCTCTCCGTCGTCGTTGATGCGACACGCGCTGCTGAAGTTCAGTGCGCAATCCATGATCGGTTCCAACTGCACAAGACAGGCGGCGGCCGCGTCAGCGCGCCGGCTCACGCCGACGTCGTGTTGCTCGGCGTCGGTGCGATCGGCCGCGAATTGCTCGATCAGATCACCGAGCCTGGTACGACCGCCATCGCACCGCTCCGTGTGTGCGGGGTGATCGACCGGTCGGGCTTCGTCTTCGATTCGCGCGGATTGTCGCGCGCCGAGCTTGTCGCACTCTCGCTGCACAAGTCGAACGGCGGCGCGCTGGCATCGGTCCCTGGTGGCCAGCTCGCCGATGCCGTCCAGGCGATCGAGGTAATGTCTGCGCACGCCCTGTCGCGTCCGATCCTCGTCGACGCGACCGCCGCGGACTCCGGCGCGATCCTCGATCTCGCGCTGTCTAGAGGATGGGATCTCGTGCTTGCCAACAAGATTCCGCTCGCTACACGCGACACCGCCGTGCAATTGGAGAAGACCGCGCAGGAGCACGGCCGTCACATCCTCTACGAAGCAACTGTCGGTGCCGGCCTCCCGGTGATCGACACGTTGCGAAAACTCGTCGAGGCAGGTGATCACGTTCTCTGCATCGAGGGCTGTCCTTCCGGAACACTCGGCTATCTCTTCGGCGAGCTAGGCAGCGGTCGCACCTTCGCCGCGGCACTGCGGAGCGCAATCGCGGCTGGCTACACCGAGCCAGACCCACGAATCGACCTCTCAGGCATCGACGTTGCGCGCAAGGCGCTCATACTCGCGCGACTGATTGGGTTCGACGGTGATCTCGACGACATCGTAGTCGAGTCGCTCGTCCCCGATCGGTTGCGCGACATCTCACGCGAAGAATTTCTCGAGCGTATCGAGGAGCTGAACGACCACTGGAGCGCGCGGGTGAGCGAAGCGAGCGCAGCCAGCACGGTTCTTCGCTATCGCGCCCGCGTCACGCCGTCGGCGATCACAGTTGGACTCGTCGCCGTGTCGGTAACCGATCCACTCGGCACGCTGAGCGGCACCGACAATCAATTCGCATTCACAACCAGACGTTACAAACGGCAACCACTCGTGATTACCGGCCCCGGCGCGGGACCCGCTGTCACCGCTGCCGGCGTACTCAACGACATCCTCCGGCTCGCGACTGAACGCGGTGCGCTACGCGTCAGGCGAGCGCACGCGCAAAGCGTGCTGGCGCCGCGTTCTACAGCACCCGCACCCAGATATTCCTGA
- a CDS encoding PAS domain S-box protein, translating into MSHRALAGAVTVAVLVALAAIRRNDLHRAAVGEWTRRSSSAVQISSGSARAWVAERAAAVRIVGASGARSPALFARSAALGFPLADSALMHRLATVLSQLDQASAQSTAPFSALWLLNRSGVLVGSASQSTPPDVVVAAMRNARDTNSIIVVGPFPLNDSQLCVVFVQPVLSSADTSGGISGRSSMIGAVAMATTLDGKSLARLGVAPPGPTSQHTALVARVGDSVYAYTLSKRGSGFHVHSMGAPQAGPLVLESLGASGVVRSLDGHVPAVAVHIDGLPWGLVRRANPETLYRSADATLLHEISTVLVILTLVSWLVLARGHRERAENLRGLATSEARYRLLADHSTDIIARFAPDGRVLYVSPAVKAVLGYEPQAVVGTFPFALRHDDDAATTHTAIHRAMSLKEAVRTEHRFRHADGHFVWLETVGTAVRDPMTGEVKEVITTSRDIVDAKASEEALKASEEQYRLLFETNPMPMWAFDVETSRFLAVNNAAVEHYGFSRDEFLQMTIFDVRSPEYAYEVLSPEERLKQGSVEITGRHHRKKDGTLIDVDLTIHSLPFGDRATRLVLINDVTQKNEIEAAFRESSQFVRAILGSSPVAIIATDLDLRVVQWNRASERLFGWRADEIIGRQCPLMAVDANGVSKDRLHDVLPGTMQISGRETEVARKDGTHVKVDVSVAVIHNATGVPAGFVTLAVDLTERTRLEAQLLQAQKMEAVGQFAGGIAHDFNNLLTVITAYAEMLIGDVDETAPKRADLLEIRGAASRAAALVRQLLAFSRRQVLVPTLIDLNSVVRETEQMLRRVLPPTVTIVTSLDPDLHLVFADTGQVEQVLMNLVVNARDAMADGGTLTVTTANVARDTATGADGVDARHTAEVMLSVSDTGCGMPREIQDRIFEPFFTTKEVGKGTGLGLSTAHGIVSQSGGRLTVSSTEGVGTTFTIHLPAASTFDADNEADQPDKPASRRRGSGVVLLADDEGAVRYVATRILESAGYTVLAANDGPDALALYAEHHADIKLLITDMIMPTMTGAAVAATLREEDPHLPVVIMSGVADDGMASGVSGDPIMILRKPFTPDAFIRKATDAIGAVSPHGPPSRSAALRA; encoded by the coding sequence GTGAGCCATCGCGCGCTTGCGGGCGCGGTAACAGTTGCCGTTCTTGTCGCACTGGCGGCGATCCGTCGCAACGATCTGCATCGCGCAGCCGTTGGAGAGTGGACGCGCCGATCGTCATCGGCCGTTCAAATATCGAGTGGCTCGGCGCGGGCCTGGGTCGCCGAGCGCGCAGCTGCGGTGCGAATCGTCGGTGCAAGCGGTGCTCGCAGCCCCGCACTCTTCGCCAGATCGGCGGCGCTGGGTTTTCCGCTGGCCGACTCCGCGCTGATGCACAGGCTTGCGACGGTCCTCAGCCAGCTCGATCAGGCGTCTGCGCAGTCCACAGCGCCATTCTCGGCCCTGTGGTTGCTGAACCGATCGGGTGTGTTGGTTGGCTCTGCATCGCAGAGCACTCCGCCTGACGTCGTCGTTGCGGCAATGCGCAACGCGAGGGATACGAACTCGATCATCGTGGTGGGTCCATTTCCGTTGAACGACAGTCAGCTGTGCGTCGTGTTCGTTCAGCCGGTGTTGTCCAGTGCGGATACGAGCGGAGGAATCTCCGGTCGTTCGTCGATGATCGGTGCCGTTGCGATGGCGACGACGCTCGATGGCAAGTCGCTCGCAAGGCTTGGTGTCGCGCCGCCGGGCCCCACGTCGCAACATACCGCTCTGGTCGCCCGCGTGGGGGACTCGGTATATGCATACACGCTCTCGAAGCGCGGGAGCGGATTCCACGTTCACTCGATGGGAGCGCCGCAGGCGGGCCCGCTCGTGCTCGAATCTCTGGGCGCGTCTGGAGTCGTGCGCTCGCTGGACGGTCACGTTCCAGCTGTTGCCGTTCATATCGACGGGCTGCCGTGGGGATTGGTGCGTCGCGCAAATCCAGAGACGCTGTATCGTTCCGCGGACGCGACCCTTCTGCACGAGATTTCTACTGTCCTCGTCATTCTGACGTTAGTCAGTTGGCTCGTGCTCGCTCGCGGCCACAGGGAGCGCGCCGAGAATCTTCGTGGACTGGCTACGTCGGAGGCACGCTATCGCCTGCTGGCCGATCACTCCACCGACATCATCGCGCGGTTCGCGCCCGATGGCCGCGTGTTGTACGTATCGCCGGCCGTAAAGGCAGTCCTCGGTTACGAACCGCAGGCTGTGGTGGGCACCTTCCCGTTCGCGTTGCGCCACGATGACGATGCAGCCACCACGCACACCGCCATTCATCGTGCCATGTCTCTAAAGGAAGCCGTGCGCACGGAGCATCGGTTCCGGCATGCCGATGGCCACTTTGTGTGGCTCGAGACCGTTGGCACCGCGGTCCGTGATCCGATGACGGGAGAGGTGAAGGAAGTCATCACCACAAGTCGCGATATCGTCGACGCGAAGGCGTCGGAAGAGGCGCTCAAGGCGTCGGAAGAGCAGTACCGCCTCCTGTTCGAGACGAACCCGATGCCGATGTGGGCGTTCGATGTGGAGACGAGCCGTTTTCTGGCGGTCAACAACGCCGCTGTCGAGCACTACGGATTTTCACGCGATGAATTCCTGCAGATGACGATCTTCGACGTGCGGTCGCCCGAATATGCGTACGAGGTCCTTTCCCCGGAAGAGCGTCTGAAGCAGGGATCGGTAGAGATCACGGGACGCCACCATCGCAAGAAGGATGGCACGCTGATCGACGTCGATCTTACAATTCATTCGCTTCCGTTCGGAGATCGTGCAACGCGGCTCGTACTGATCAACGACGTGACTCAGAAGAACGAAATCGAAGCCGCGTTTCGTGAGTCGAGCCAGTTTGTTCGTGCGATCCTGGGCAGCTCTCCGGTTGCGATCATAGCAACCGATCTCGACCTGCGCGTCGTCCAATGGAATCGTGCGTCGGAGCGTCTATTCGGCTGGCGCGCTGACGAAATTATCGGCAGGCAATGCCCGCTGATGGCAGTGGATGCGAACGGTGTCAGCAAGGATCGACTTCATGACGTCCTGCCTGGCACCATGCAGATTTCCGGACGCGAAACGGAAGTCGCGCGGAAGGACGGGACCCATGTCAAGGTCGATGTATCAGTCGCGGTGATTCACAACGCAACGGGCGTTCCCGCCGGCTTTGTCACCCTCGCGGTGGATCTTACAGAACGCACACGTCTCGAAGCACAATTACTTCAGGCGCAAAAGATGGAAGCAGTGGGCCAGTTCGCCGGCGGAATCGCTCATGACTTCAACAACCTGCTTACCGTAATTACGGCATACGCGGAGATGCTCATCGGGGACGTCGATGAGACTGCTCCGAAGCGCGCCGACCTGTTGGAGATCAGGGGAGCGGCGTCGCGGGCCGCCGCGCTGGTACGCCAGCTTCTGGCATTCAGCCGCAGACAGGTGCTGGTCCCCACCCTCATCGACCTCAACTCCGTCGTGCGCGAAACGGAGCAGATGCTCCGTCGCGTGCTTCCGCCAACGGTAACGATAGTGACGTCGCTCGATCCCGACCTTCACTTAGTCTTCGCCGACACAGGACAGGTCGAACAGGTGCTGATGAATCTTGTGGTCAATGCACGGGACGCAATGGCCGATGGCGGAACACTCACCGTCACGACTGCGAATGTCGCGCGGGATACGGCAACTGGCGCGGATGGTGTCGACGCACGCCACACTGCGGAGGTCATGCTTTCAGTGAGCGACACGGGCTGCGGCATGCCGCGCGAAATTCAGGATCGTATCTTCGAGCCATTCTTCACGACCAAGGAAGTCGGCAAGGGAACAGGATTGGGACTCTCCACCGCGCATGGAATCGTGAGTCAGTCCGGCGGCCGTCTCACCGTCAGCAGTACGGAAGGTGTGGGAACGACCTTCACGATACATCTGCCCGCCGCGTCGACCTTTGACGCGGATAACGAGGCGGACCAGCCCGACAAGCCGGCATCCCGCAGGCGCGGGTCGGGAGTCGTGCTACTCGCGGATGATGAAGGCGCTGTGCGCTACGTGGCGACGCGCATTCTCGAATCCGCAGGCTACACCGTGCTCGCTGCGAACGACGGTCCGGATGCACTGGCGCTGTATGCTGAGCATCACGCGGACATCAAGCTGTTGATCACCGACATGATCATGCCGACGATGACCGGCGCTGCGGTCGCCGCGACGTTGCGCGAGGAGGATCCGCATCTGCCGGTCGTTATCATGTCCGGGGTAGCGGACGATGGGATGGCGAGCGGCGTTTCGGGCGATCCAATCATGATCCTCCGGAAGCCGTTCACGCCGGACGCCTTCATTCGCAAGGCGACAGACGCGATCGGCGCAGTCAGTCCACATGGACCTCCGAGCCGGTCGGCCGCTCTCCGCGCCTGA
- a CDS encoding HD domain-containing phosphohydrolase: MSSVPATPGVQRDASPNTPRVLCVDDDQFVLAGMQRILHAKFSVHVASDPISALKLIDESASSPFAVIVSDLAMPGVNGIALLKRVREMAPDTVRVLLTGHANIDSAIAAVNDGAVFRFLTKPCGASALIAAVSSAAEHYRLTMSERVLLERTLHGSVKALIDILTLVNPSAFARGTRLKRYVARVSDALEVDNQWEIEIAALLSRLGTVSLPPALVDKLHVGKELSQEEQCLADSVPALAASFIAEIPRLDGVHEILVFQNTGFDGANSPRRGVRGEKIPLGARILKVATDLDALEAGGMTASVAIAALSDRANVYDPRVLRAFVKSIESDTAPVNVRHVRLGEVVPGMVFAVDVTGANGLLLAARGQEVGRALTERLRYSMPGALLDQEVVVIVPDPGARDR, encoded by the coding sequence GTGAGCAGCGTGCCGGCCACACCGGGCGTGCAGCGGGACGCATCGCCCAACACGCCGCGCGTGCTCTGTGTCGATGACGATCAGTTTGTGCTCGCAGGCATGCAGCGGATATTGCATGCGAAGTTCAGTGTCCACGTTGCTTCCGATCCGATCTCGGCACTCAAGCTCATCGACGAATCCGCGTCGTCGCCGTTTGCGGTTATCGTGTCGGATCTGGCGATGCCGGGTGTGAATGGAATCGCGCTGCTCAAGCGTGTTCGTGAGATGGCGCCGGATACAGTTCGCGTGCTCCTGACCGGGCATGCAAACATCGACAGTGCGATTGCCGCGGTAAACGATGGGGCCGTGTTCCGCTTTCTGACCAAGCCGTGCGGGGCAAGCGCGTTGATCGCTGCCGTGTCCTCTGCTGCCGAGCATTATCGGCTCACCATGTCGGAACGCGTGTTGCTCGAGCGAACGTTGCATGGATCGGTCAAGGCGCTCATCGATATTCTCACGCTCGTCAATCCGTCGGCATTCGCCCGGGGAACGCGACTCAAGCGATACGTCGCTCGCGTTTCCGACGCGCTGGAGGTGGACAATCAGTGGGAGATCGAGATTGCCGCGCTTCTTTCGCGGCTCGGCACAGTATCCTTGCCACCTGCGCTCGTCGACAAACTGCACGTCGGGAAGGAACTGAGTCAGGAGGAGCAATGTCTTGCCGACAGTGTCCCCGCGCTGGCTGCGTCATTCATAGCGGAAATACCCAGGCTGGACGGAGTTCACGAAATTCTCGTGTTCCAGAATACTGGATTCGACGGCGCCAACTCTCCGCGTCGTGGTGTGCGTGGCGAGAAGATCCCGCTTGGTGCGCGCATTCTCAAAGTCGCGACCGATCTCGACGCACTCGAGGCGGGTGGCATGACAGCGAGCGTTGCCATCGCAGCATTATCGGATCGCGCGAACGTTTACGATCCGCGCGTTCTGCGAGCATTTGTAAAGTCGATCGAGAGCGATACCGCGCCCGTGAACGTGCGGCACGTACGGTTGGGAGAGGTGGTTCCCGGAATGGTATTCGCTGTCGACGTTACGGGGGCGAACGGCCTGCTGCTGGCCGCTCGCGGGCAGGAAGTAGGGCGCGCGCTCACGGAACGTCTCCGCTACTCCATGCCGGGCGCACTTCTGGATCAGGAGGTCGTGGTGATCGTACCCGACCCGGGTGCCCGAGATCGTTAG
- a CDS encoding response regulator encodes MTTSVDSKGSYREVQPSQAQKLDAVSRLASKVAHDLNNILTVIHGCSDFLTTSLADDDPRRADAVMIRDASSRAAALTTRLVEFTTNQELEVSVVDLNACIIALQPTLVREVGAGVVLAIDLASDLGRVSVDYGRLESAILSMAANARDAMPSGGELRITTRNYMVGEADIRQHPEATPGPHVRLSICDTGRGMDNATLARVFEPFFTTKKPPGAGIALATVYGMIRQSSGYISVATTPGAGTCFDILLPMVQASPDEDPGLTDGVQTAHGKEVILVVEDDAGVLSLASRMLISEGYAVIEAANGAEALNTVRAWAGNVDLVITDAMMPVMNGGELADALAREYPHVRVLFMSLYTGDDIVRRGPDARRAFMPKPFTAADLTRKVREILDSSEGRS; translated from the coding sequence ATGACCACGTCTGTAGACTCCAAAGGCAGTTACCGCGAAGTTCAACCCAGCCAGGCGCAGAAGCTGGATGCCGTGAGCCGGCTGGCGAGCAAGGTCGCCCACGACCTTAACAACATTCTCACCGTCATCCATGGCTGTTCGGATTTCCTCACGACGAGCCTTGCCGACGATGATCCGCGTCGCGCCGATGCGGTGATGATCAGGGATGCGTCGTCGCGTGCGGCCGCGCTCACGACCAGGCTGGTCGAGTTCACGACGAATCAGGAACTCGAGGTGTCAGTCGTCGATCTCAATGCCTGCATCATCGCGCTGCAACCAACGCTCGTTCGTGAAGTTGGTGCCGGCGTCGTTCTCGCGATCGATCTTGCCAGCGATCTCGGCCGCGTCTCGGTGGATTACGGGCGGCTCGAAAGCGCGATTCTGAGCATGGCCGCGAACGCAAGAGACGCAATGCCGAGCGGCGGCGAGCTGCGAATCACCACGCGCAACTACATGGTGGGCGAGGCTGACATCCGACAACATCCCGAGGCAACGCCCGGGCCTCACGTTCGACTGTCGATCTGCGATACCGGACGCGGAATGGATAATGCGACGCTTGCGCGCGTGTTCGAGCCGTTCTTCACGACAAAAAAACCTCCCGGAGCGGGGATTGCGCTCGCCACCGTGTATGGAATGATCCGGCAATCGTCGGGCTACATATCCGTGGCTACCACGCCTGGGGCGGGCACGTGCTTCGATATCCTGCTCCCGATGGTCCAGGCGTCACCGGATGAGGATCCGGGATTGACGGACGGAGTGCAGACGGCGCACGGGAAGGAAGTCATCCTTGTCGTCGAGGACGACGCGGGCGTACTTTCGCTCGCATCGCGCATGCTCATCAGCGAAGGCTATGCAGTTATCGAGGCTGCGAACGGTGCTGAAGCTCTGAATACGGTCCGTGCATGGGCGGGGAATGTGGATCTCGTCATTACCGACGCCATGATGCCCGTGATGAATGGTGGCGAGCTCGCAGATGCACTTGCGCGCGAATATCCGCATGTCCGGGTGCTTTTCATGTCGCTCTACACCGGGGACGACATCGTCCGACGTGGGCCGGACGCCCGGCGCGCGTTCATGCCGAAGCCGTTTACGGCGGCGGACCTGACCCGGAAGGTGCGGGAAATCCTCGATAGCAGCGAAGGACGTTCGTGA
- a CDS encoding homoserine O-succinyltransferase — translation MTQLETPTPRRAARGAAAFSAASPLSAPLPPYEVTGPPAAPLVVTLGGISASRHVTSTVGDTSDGWWQDVVGAGRAIDTKEYRVLSFDYIDGGSTKDGRPAALVSTHDQADALAHVLDTLRIARVHAIVGASYGGMVALAFAERYPDRVGRLIVISAPHETHPMSTALRTIQRRIVTLGIETERTHDALVLARALAMTTYRSANEFAQRFASTPDATTEAGATFPVENYLLHNGEKFARRWSASRFLALSLSADLHRVAPERIRTPAVLVSIDGDTIVPGEQLRQLAARLAGPNRLIRLQVATGHDAFLAEPDLIGPILHNSLHTEVVS, via the coding sequence ATGACACAACTCGAGACACCGACGCCGAGGCGGGCTGCACGCGGAGCCGCTGCATTCTCCGCTGCATCTCCATTGTCAGCGCCGTTACCGCCGTACGAAGTAACTGGACCGCCCGCGGCGCCGCTGGTCGTCACACTCGGCGGAATCTCCGCCAGCCGCCACGTCACATCGACGGTTGGCGATACGTCGGACGGTTGGTGGCAGGACGTAGTTGGCGCGGGACGCGCGATCGACACGAAAGAGTATCGCGTCCTCAGTTTCGATTACATCGATGGCGGCAGCACGAAAGACGGACGGCCGGCGGCCCTCGTATCCACCCACGACCAGGCCGATGCGCTCGCGCACGTGCTCGACACGCTCCGCATCGCACGGGTACACGCGATCGTCGGCGCGTCGTACGGCGGCATGGTGGCGCTCGCATTCGCGGAGCGATATCCGGATCGCGTCGGGCGGCTGATCGTGATAAGCGCCCCGCACGAGACTCATCCAATGAGTACCGCTCTCCGCACCATACAACGTCGCATCGTCACGCTTGGCATCGAGACTGAGCGCACGCACGATGCGCTCGTACTCGCCCGCGCACTCGCAATGACGACATATCGCTCGGCGAACGAGTTCGCCCAGCGTTTCGCATCCACGCCCGACGCCACGACCGAAGCAGGCGCCACCTTCCCGGTAGAGAATTATCTCCTGCACAACGGTGAGAAATTCGCGCGGCGCTGGAGCGCGAGTCGCTTTCTGGCTCTCTCGCTCTCCGCCGACCTCCACCGCGTCGCTCCTGAGCGCATCCGTACTCCAGCCGTACTCGTGAGCATCGACGGCGACACGATCGTGCCCGGCGAGCAGCTGCGCCAGCTGGCTGCCCGACTCGCCGGTCCCAATCGTCTCATCCGATTGCAGGTCGCAACGGGGCATGACGCATTTCTCGCGGAGCCGGATCTGATCGGCCCGATCCTCCACAACTCACTACACACCGAGGTCGTGTCATGA
- the metB gene encoding cystathionine gamma-synthase produces the protein MTGSNITTSHGAATRAVRAGIATDREYGAVVPPIHLSSTFAFNGFGSPGQYDYTRSGNPTRSHLADALAELEHGASAVVTNTGMSAVTLVLQLTRPGDLVVAAHDCYGGTQRLLRSLSARGNFDLALIDLTGTTAEAEIARRRPKILWIETPSNPLLRITDIRRIAAAGHAANALVVVDNTFLSPALQQPLALGADIALHSTTKYLNGHSDVVGGAVIARDAALGQELAWWANCLGLTGAPFDSFLTLRGIRTLYARLALHLGNASAVVDALCDHEAVANVYYPGLVTHPGHDVARCQQSGFGAMVSFELRGGIDAVEIFTSALSCFTLAESLGGVESLVAHPATMTHASMDADARAVAGISDSLLRLSVGIELAADLVQDLTRALDRVAASRTERCITGASPSLAATLA, from the coding sequence ATGACAGGATCCAACATCACAACGTCGCACGGAGCAGCAACGCGCGCCGTGCGTGCTGGTATCGCAACCGATCGCGAATATGGCGCGGTTGTCCCGCCAATTCACCTCTCCTCGACGTTCGCGTTCAACGGATTCGGGTCGCCGGGCCAGTACGACTACACTCGAAGCGGTAATCCAACGCGCAGTCACCTTGCGGACGCGCTCGCGGAGCTGGAACACGGCGCGTCGGCGGTCGTGACGAACACGGGCATGTCGGCGGTGACGCTTGTGCTTCAGCTGACGCGTCCGGGTGATCTCGTCGTCGCCGCGCACGATTGTTACGGCGGAACACAGCGTCTGCTGCGATCGCTCAGCGCCCGCGGCAACTTCGATCTCGCGCTGATCGACCTCACCGGTACCACTGCGGAAGCGGAAATCGCGCGCAGAAGGCCCAAAATCCTCTGGATCGAGACACCCAGCAATCCACTGCTTCGCATCACGGACATTCGCCGGATCGCCGCCGCGGGGCACGCTGCCAACGCCCTCGTCGTAGTGGACAACACCTTCCTCTCACCGGCGCTCCAGCAGCCACTAGCACTCGGCGCGGACATCGCCCTGCACAGCACTACCAAATACCTCAACGGACACAGCGACGTCGTGGGAGGAGCGGTGATCGCGCGTGACGCCGCACTGGGCCAGGAGCTCGCGTGGTGGGCGAACTGTCTTGGTCTCACCGGCGCACCATTCGACAGCTTTCTCACGCTGCGCGGCATTCGCACCCTGTATGCTCGCCTTGCGTTGCACCTCGGCAACGCAAGCGCGGTCGTTGACGCGCTGTGCGACCACGAAGCCGTTGCCAACGTCTACTATCCCGGCCTTGTCACGCATCCCGGCCACGACGTCGCACGTTGCCAGCAGTCCGGCTTCGGTGCGATGGTCAGTTTCGAGCTGCGGGGCGGAATAGACGCGGTCGAGATCTTCACATCGGCATTGAGCTGCTTTACTCTGGCCGAGTCCCTCGGCGGTGTCGAAAGCCTCGTCGCGCATCCGGCGACGATGACCCACGCCTCGATGGACGCGGATGCACGCGCCGTCGCCGGAATCAGCGACTCGCTGCTGCGCCTGTCAGTCGGAATCGAGCTTGCGGCCGATCTGGTCCAGGATCTTACGCGCGCGCTCGATCGCGTAGCCGCCTCCCGGACGGAACGTTGTATCACAGGCGCATCACCCTCGCTCGCGGCAACCCTCGCATGA